The Leptidea sinapis chromosome 35, ilLepSina1.1, whole genome shotgun sequence genome contains a region encoding:
- the LOC126975345 gene encoding juvenile hormone epoxide hydrolase-like translates to MFKSVAAVAALSSVAIGVAIYVQILTAIPELPELDNQRWWGDGETPKQDDLSIRPFKIEFNDTMIADLRFRLRNRRPLRPPMEGIQSQYGINTLYLEKILKYWQEEYKFKERADRLNKLPHFKTRIQGLDIHYIRVKPSAKKVLPLLMLHGWPSSSKEFDQVIPMLTKQRDEHDFVFDVIAADLPGFGFSQGTNKPGLNPLQIAVVMKNLMKRLGFNQFYIQAGDWGSQVATHMSTLYPDDILGFHTNMPVSSRPISYLKQFVGALLPSLAVEHKYRDRMYPLKKVFDYLLRESGYFHLQATKPDTIGVPLTDSPAGLAGYALEKMGVCSNRDQLDTPHGGLDSLNLDDLMDTLTIVWVNDCIVTSMRLYAEAFAWSEVFVVHNIPTPVPTAVVNFKHEVVYQPDWILRDKFINIVRSTTFDFGGHFAAMHTPDVLADDVFKSVEEFVKFHNRNK, encoded by the exons atgTTCAAATCAGTGGCGGCGGTCGCGGCATTATCTTCAGTCGCAATTGGTGTTGCTATATACGTCCAAATATTAACGGCAATACCGGAGTTGCCGGAATTGGACAACCAAAGATGGTGGGGCGACGGAGAGACGCCGAAACAGGATGATCTGTCGATACGGCCTTTCAAGATCGAATTTAACGACACG ATGATAGCCGATTTGAGATTTAGGCTGAGAAACCGACGGCCTTTACGACCGCCAATGGAGGGAATACAATCACAATACGGCATCAACACGTTATATCTGGAGAAAATACTAAAGTACTGGCAGGAAGAATACAAGTTTAAGGAGAGAGCTGAtcgtttaaataaattaccGCATTTTAAAACGAGAATACAGGGTCTTGACATACATTACATTCGAGTGAAACCGTCGGCAAAGAAGGTATTGCCATTGTTGATGCTTCACGGTTGGCCCAGTTCATCAAAGGAGTTCGATCAGGTCATACCGATGCTCACAAAACAAAGGGATGAACATGATTTTGTATTCGACGTTATTGCGGCTGATTTGCCTGGATTTGGCTTTTCTCAG GGTACAAACAAACCTGGCCTTAACCCGTTACAAATTGCTGTGGTTATGAAGAACCTTATGAAGCGACTTGGATTCAATCAGTTTTACATCCAGGCTGGTGATTGGGGCTCCCAGGTTGCAACACACATGTCTACATTGTATCCAGATGATATCTTGGG ATTCCACACAAACATGCCCGTATCTTCTCGTCCTATAAGCTACCTGAAACAATTTGTGGGCGCACTACTGCCCAGCCTCGCAGTGGAACACAAGTACAGGGACAGAATGTATCCATTGAAGAAAGTGTTCGACTACTTGCTGAGAGAGAGCGGATACTTTCACCTACAAGCTACCAAACCAGATACAATCG GAGTGCCTCTAACTGATAGTCCGGCCGGCTTGGCGGGTTATGCTTTAGAGAAGATGGGAGTCTGCAGCAACCGCGACCAACTGGATACCCCACACGGGGGTTTGGATAGTCTCAACTTGGACGATTTGATGGACACACTAACTATCGTGTGGGTGAACGACTGTATCGTCACGTCTATGAGACTCTACGCTGAAGCGTTCGCTTGGTCTGAAGTTTTCGTTGTACATAA TATACCAACGCCAGTGCCTACAGCCGTAGTGAACTTTAAGCATGAAGTGGTTTACCAACCAGATTGGATACTGCGAGATAAATTCATTAATATAGTGAGATCAACAACGTTTGATTTCGGTGGTCATTTCGCAGCTATGCACACGCCAGACGTTTTAGCTGACGATGTTTTTAAATCAGTTGAAGAGTTCGTTAAATTCCACAACAGGAATAAATAA